One genomic window of Cupriavidus malaysiensis includes the following:
- a CDS encoding 3-keto-5-aminohexanoate cleavage protein, which produces MARKVIITCAVTGSIHTPSMSPYLPATPDDIAREAIAAAKAGAAILHLHARHAEDGRPAFDAATYRQFLPRIHQATDAVINITTGGAVNMTLDERLAGALDVSAEMASCNMGSMNFAIFPILDKMKAFKHAWERDFIEGSRRSIFRNTFADIEEVLERLGQRHGTRFEFECYDVGHLYNLKHFVDRGLVKGPIFLQFVLGILGGIGPDPENLVHMKRIADKLFGDTYRWSVLGAGKHQLPLITQAALMGGNVRVGLEDSLSLGPGRPATSNAEQVELIRDVLVRLGFEIATPAEARDMLGLKGRDKVRL; this is translated from the coding sequence ATGGCACGCAAAGTCATCATCACCTGCGCGGTAACCGGCTCGATCCACACGCCGAGCATGTCGCCCTACCTGCCCGCCACACCCGACGACATCGCGCGCGAGGCCATCGCCGCCGCGAAGGCGGGCGCCGCCATCCTGCATCTGCACGCGCGTCATGCCGAGGACGGCCGGCCCGCCTTCGACGCGGCCACCTACCGCCAGTTCCTGCCGCGCATTCACCAGGCGACTGACGCCGTCATCAACATCACCACCGGCGGCGCGGTCAACATGACGCTGGACGAGCGCCTCGCCGGCGCGCTCGACGTATCGGCGGAAATGGCCTCGTGCAACATGGGATCGATGAACTTCGCCATCTTCCCGATCCTCGACAAGATGAAGGCATTCAAGCACGCGTGGGAGCGCGACTTCATCGAAGGCTCGCGCCGCTCGATCTTCCGCAACACGTTCGCGGATATCGAGGAAGTGTTGGAGCGGCTGGGCCAGCGGCACGGCACACGCTTCGAGTTCGAGTGCTACGACGTCGGCCACCTGTACAACCTGAAGCACTTCGTCGATCGCGGATTGGTCAAGGGTCCGATCTTCTTGCAGTTCGTGCTCGGAATCCTGGGCGGCATCGGTCCGGATCCGGAAAACCTGGTGCACATGAAGCGCATCGCCGACAAGCTGTTCGGCGACACCTACCGGTGGTCGGTGCTCGGCGCCGGCAAGCACCAGCTTCCGCTGATCACGCAGGCCGCGCTGATGGGCGGCAACGTGCGCGTGGGCCTGGAAGACTCGCTGTCGCTCGGACCTGGCCGGCCGGCCACGTCGAACGCGGAACAGGTGGAACTGATACGCGACGTGCTGGTGCGCCTCGGCTTCGAAATCGCGACGCCGGCGGAGGCACGCGACATGCTGGGCCTGAAGGGGCGCGACAAAGTCCGCCTGTAA
- a CDS encoding VOC family protein — MTQQRRRDRLGIHSIGEFRMTVPSLDDANRFYSAFGLDVQPDGDTGLLIRTFGSPHVWGRLRQGARKKFEWLTLHAFEDDLEALRARTLEAGVALIDPPAGADASGFWIRNPDGLPLQIRAGVKTTLDAAAHANPPLPVDGTRCAPYRRNTPRVEPSRLSHIALATTSVPAQIDFCERVLGLRLSDRSGDGVAFIHAPHGGDHHLLAFAASPAPALHHLSWDVPTIEEVGLGYMQMAAAGYRNGWGVGRHVLGSNYFYYVQDPWGSFSEYSATMDYIPASVDWVAADHAPEDGMYLWGPDLPAIFAGSPEGDA; from the coding sequence ATGACGCAACAACGCAGGCGCGACCGCCTCGGCATCCATTCGATCGGCGAGTTCCGCATGACCGTGCCGTCGCTCGACGACGCGAATCGCTTCTACTCGGCATTCGGCCTCGACGTGCAGCCCGACGGCGACACCGGCCTGCTGATCCGCACCTTCGGCTCGCCGCACGTGTGGGGCCGGCTGCGCCAGGGCGCGCGCAAGAAGTTCGAATGGCTCACGCTGCATGCCTTCGAGGACGACCTGGAGGCGCTGCGCGCGCGCACACTGGAGGCCGGCGTCGCGCTGATCGATCCGCCCGCCGGCGCCGATGCTTCCGGCTTCTGGATCCGCAATCCGGACGGCCTGCCGTTGCAGATCCGCGCCGGCGTGAAAACCACCTTGGACGCGGCTGCCCATGCGAACCCTCCGCTGCCGGTGGACGGCACGCGCTGCGCGCCGTACCGGCGCAACACGCCGCGCGTCGAGCCCTCGCGGCTGTCGCACATCGCACTCGCCACCACGAGCGTGCCCGCGCAGATCGACTTCTGCGAGCGCGTGCTGGGCCTGCGTTTGTCCGATCGATCGGGCGACGGCGTGGCATTCATCCATGCGCCGCACGGCGGCGATCACCACTTGCTCGCCTTCGCGGCGAGCCCCGCGCCGGCCCTGCACCACCTGAGCTGGGACGTGCCGACCATCGAGGAAGTGGGGCTCGGCTATATGCAGATGGCCGCCGCCGGCTACCGCAACGGCTGGGGCGTCGGACGTCACGTCCTCGGCTCCAACTATTTCTACTACGTGCAGGACCCGTGGGGCAGCTTCTCCGAATACAGCGCCACGATGGATTACATCCCCGCGTCGGTCGACTGGGTTGCCGCCGACCACGCGCCCGAGGACGGCATGTATCTCTGGGGCCCCGACCTGCCCGCCATCTTCGCCGGGAGCCCGGAAGGCGACGCCTGA
- a CDS encoding efflux RND transporter periplasmic adaptor subunit, with the protein MASSPNRRKLPLLILAALILLALIWFAAGSLGRMRAPQPAAAVPAVKVTTALVREEDVPIRLTGVGTVQPVATVTVRSRVDGQLDRVGFTEGQDVKAGQLLAQIDPRTFQAQLQQVQAQKARDEAQLANARLDLQRYEGLIKENATTQQTLDTQRATVNQLAAAVKNDEAQVNYASVQLAFTTITAPISGRVGARLVDPGNIVHATDTNGLVVIRQIDPIDVVFTLPEESFQRINRAMRASGDKPLAVTASERASGEALGSGGLILLNNTIDTTSGTIQLKARFANPSHLLWPGQYVNAALVVDTRKQALTIPAAAVQRSQSGPYVFVVQADQTVRQQDIALATIQDGKAIVDKGLNAADRVVVDGQYKLKPGSRVAEGQAPSRTAADASAAPAGGRKS; encoded by the coding sequence ATGGCGTCAAGCCCCAACCGCCGCAAACTCCCGCTGCTCATCCTCGCCGCGCTGATCCTGCTCGCCCTGATCTGGTTCGCCGCCGGCTCGCTGGGCCGCATGCGCGCCCCCCAGCCCGCCGCGGCCGTCCCCGCCGTCAAGGTCACCACCGCGCTGGTGCGCGAGGAAGATGTACCGATCCGCCTGACCGGCGTCGGCACGGTGCAGCCCGTGGCCACCGTCACCGTGCGCTCGCGCGTGGACGGCCAGCTCGACCGCGTGGGCTTCACCGAAGGCCAGGACGTGAAGGCCGGCCAGCTGCTCGCGCAGATCGACCCGCGCACCTTCCAGGCACAGCTGCAGCAGGTCCAGGCACAAAAGGCGCGCGACGAGGCGCAGCTCGCCAACGCGCGCCTGGACCTGCAGCGCTACGAGGGCCTGATCAAGGAAAACGCCACCACCCAGCAGACGCTGGACACCCAGCGCGCCACGGTCAACCAGCTCGCCGCCGCGGTCAAGAACGACGAGGCCCAGGTCAACTACGCCAGCGTGCAGCTCGCCTTCACCACCATCACCGCGCCGATCTCCGGCCGCGTCGGCGCCCGCCTGGTCGACCCCGGCAACATCGTGCACGCGACCGACACCAACGGCCTGGTGGTGATCCGCCAGATCGACCCGATCGACGTGGTCTTCACGCTGCCGGAAGAATCCTTCCAGCGCATCAACCGCGCCATGCGCGCCAGCGGCGACAAGCCGCTGGCCGTGACCGCCAGCGAGCGCGCCTCCGGCGAGGCGCTCGGCAGCGGCGGCCTGATCCTGCTCAACAACACCATCGACACCACCTCGGGCACGATCCAGCTCAAGGCGCGCTTCGCCAATCCGTCCCACCTGCTGTGGCCCGGCCAGTACGTCAACGCCGCGCTGGTGGTCGATACGCGCAAGCAGGCCCTCACCATTCCCGCCGCCGCCGTGCAGCGCAGCCAGAGCGGCCCCTACGTGTTCGTGGTCCAGGCCGACCAGACCGTACGCCAGCAGGACATCGCGCTGGCCACCATCCAGGACGGCAAGGCCATCGTCGACAAGGGCCTGAACGCGGCCGACCGCGTCGTGGTCGACGGCCAGTACAAGCTCAAGCCCGGCTCGCGCGTGGCCGAGGGGCAAGCCCCGTCCAGGACCGCGGCCGACGCTTCGGCCGCGCCCGCCGGAGGCAGGAAGTCATGA
- a CDS encoding beta strand repeat-containing protein encodes MQTSLKKPLVLATMAAAAVLVVACGGGDDSPSTPTASVSGKAVDFYLSGATVTFTGCNNQTTKTDGNGNFAFPSGCTSSPLTVTGGTDIGTKLAFNGVLQAPAVAYKAGQVPVISPLTTLAVALGVSPSTLAAKLGVTTDPTLVDPMTDAAALKAAVVVQQLIDQITKTLSGVVTNAGGTISASAAAAAAAKAVASAINNTSGTVNLGDPTLVSNAIKGAVVNAQSSLPANLQSSINTVAANVAAIATPLVSTTVSSVSNALSNVTLGGSPSATLTALQTSGALNSVTSSASSTLATTLASAVSSTALTNSSLTSLLSALGNAVATGSPADVSSAASALGANVSGSVVTQISNAITLSNYVQVGNVSINGGTPVAYTSSLTGTGTLADVKAVLTTVGSPFGTNGSNVRAGLHYSYNGNNVDLVIDKVTLTFDGTGALTGATVPANTSYSFNISGGINVSVKATNNSADNLYGTIGSAGALDLPVTTFLSKLQAAGSLSSAQIASLTPKSGGTANVTFALVGSNGNAVVVGTGTGTAAKSTGSAAVTASGAAVAGNGLTFSLSLN; translated from the coding sequence ATGCAAACGAGTCTCAAGAAACCCCTGGTACTGGCAACCATGGCTGCCGCAGCCGTGCTGGTCGTCGCCTGCGGCGGCGGCGACGATTCGCCGTCCACGCCCACGGCCAGCGTCAGCGGCAAGGCTGTGGACTTCTACCTGTCCGGCGCCACCGTGACCTTCACCGGTTGCAACAACCAGACCACCAAGACCGACGGCAACGGCAACTTCGCCTTCCCGTCCGGCTGCACCAGCAGCCCGCTGACCGTGACCGGCGGCACCGATATCGGTACCAAGCTGGCATTCAACGGCGTGCTGCAGGCGCCGGCCGTGGCCTACAAGGCAGGCCAGGTCCCGGTGATCTCGCCGCTGACCACGCTGGCCGTGGCGCTGGGCGTCAGCCCCAGCACGCTGGCTGCCAAGCTGGGCGTGACCACCGATCCGACCCTGGTCGACCCGATGACCGACGCCGCCGCGCTCAAGGCCGCGGTGGTGGTGCAGCAACTGATCGACCAGATCACCAAGACCCTGTCCGGCGTGGTCACCAACGCCGGCGGCACGATCAGCGCCAGCGCTGCCGCCGCCGCCGCAGCCAAGGCCGTGGCGAGCGCAATCAACAACACTTCGGGCACGGTCAACCTGGGTGACCCGACCCTGGTTTCCAACGCCATCAAGGGCGCTGTGGTGAATGCCCAGTCCAGCCTGCCGGCCAACCTGCAGAGCAGCATCAACACGGTCGCCGCCAACGTGGCCGCTATCGCTACGCCGCTGGTCAGCACCACCGTGTCGAGCGTGTCGAACGCCCTGAGCAATGTCACCCTGGGCGGCTCGCCGTCGGCCACGCTGACCGCGCTGCAGACCTCCGGCGCGCTGAACAGTGTGACCAGCAGCGCCAGTTCGACCCTGGCCACCACGCTGGCGTCGGCGGTCAGCTCGACCGCGCTGACCAACAGCTCGCTGACTTCGCTGCTGTCGGCCCTCGGCAATGCCGTGGCAACGGGTTCGCCCGCGGATGTGTCGAGCGCCGCCTCCGCGCTGGGTGCCAACGTGTCCGGCTCGGTCGTCACCCAGATCAGCAACGCCATCACCCTGAGCAACTACGTCCAGGTCGGCAATGTCTCGATCAACGGTGGCACGCCGGTTGCCTACACTTCGTCGCTGACCGGCACCGGCACGCTGGCCGATGTCAAGGCGGTGCTGACGACCGTCGGCTCGCCGTTCGGCACCAACGGCTCGAACGTCCGCGCCGGCCTGCACTACAGCTACAACGGCAACAACGTCGACCTGGTCATCGACAAGGTCACGTTGACCTTCGATGGCACCGGCGCGTTGACCGGCGCCACCGTGCCGGCCAATACCAGCTACAGCTTCAACATCTCGGGCGGCATCAACGTCAGCGTCAAGGCCACCAACAATTCTGCCGATAACCTGTACGGCACGATCGGTAGCGCGGGTGCGCTGGACCTGCCGGTGACGACCTTCCTGAGCAAGCTGCAGGCCGCCGGCTCGCTGAGCTCTGCGCAGATCGCCTCGCTGACGCCGAAGTCGGGTGGCACCGCCAACGTGACTTTCGCGCTGGTCGGTTCCAACGGCAACGCGGTGGTGGTCGGTACCGGTACCGGTACTGCGGCCAAGAGCACCGGCTCGGCTGCGGTCACCGCCAGCGGTGCTGCGGTCGCTGGCAACGGCCTGACCTTCTCGCTGTCGCTGAACTAA
- a CDS encoding efflux transporter outer membrane subunit codes for MSLALVFAGLGGCAVGPDYQRPATEVPAAFSEAVMDPAQWKVAEPRTVEAGLDWWKLFGDRRLDQLVDQANASNQTLQQAQAQYRQARSLVQQARSAFFPTVSANVGTGRQRTTTLGVSSIGPYYTAALDASWEPDLWGLVRRQAEAASDSAQASAAQLAATRLLIQAEVAQDYIQLRITDVQIELYARTIAGYQESLKLSQSQFRAGIVTQADVSLATVTLTAAQAQATDLVLQRKQLEHALAVLVGRPPSGFSIPSEPFTMTALVIPPGLPSTLLERRPDIASAERQAAAANANIGVARAAYFPQLLLNAALGSNSASLANWFTPPARVWSLGAALAQTLFDGGLRSARSDQALAAYDAAVANYKQTVLAALQDVEDNLASLAVLDREVVQQEQAVKAAQDAERVTLAQYRGGTATYLSVITAQTLALSNQRTAIQLRGRQLAASVGLIKAVGGGWHADALSAAPAASAASTASAKETLAGTATPPSAHP; via the coding sequence GTGAGCCTGGCACTCGTGTTCGCCGGCCTGGGCGGCTGCGCGGTCGGCCCCGATTATCAGCGCCCGGCCACCGAGGTACCGGCCGCGTTCAGCGAAGCGGTGATGGACCCCGCCCAGTGGAAGGTGGCCGAACCGCGCACCGTCGAAGCCGGCCTCGACTGGTGGAAGCTGTTCGGCGACCGCCGGCTCGACCAACTGGTCGACCAGGCCAATGCGTCCAACCAGACCCTGCAGCAGGCCCAGGCGCAGTACCGCCAGGCCAGGTCCCTGGTGCAGCAGGCCCGCTCGGCCTTCTTCCCCACCGTGTCAGCCAATGTCGGCACCGGCCGGCAGCGCACCACCACGCTCGGCGTCAGCTCGATCGGCCCCTACTACACGGCGGCGCTGGACGCCAGCTGGGAGCCTGACCTGTGGGGCCTGGTGCGCCGCCAGGCCGAGGCCGCCAGCGACAGCGCCCAGGCCAGCGCCGCGCAGCTCGCCGCGACCCGCCTGCTGATCCAGGCCGAAGTGGCGCAGGACTATATCCAGCTGCGCATCACCGATGTGCAGATCGAGTTGTATGCGCGCACCATCGCCGGCTACCAGGAGTCGCTCAAGCTGAGCCAGAGCCAGTTCCGCGCCGGCATCGTGACCCAGGCCGACGTCTCGCTGGCCACCGTCACGCTGACCGCGGCGCAGGCGCAGGCCACCGACCTGGTGCTGCAGCGCAAGCAGCTCGAGCATGCCTTGGCAGTGCTGGTGGGTCGCCCGCCGTCGGGTTTCAGCATTCCCAGCGAGCCATTCACGATGACGGCGCTGGTGATCCCGCCCGGCCTGCCGTCGACGCTGCTGGAACGCCGCCCCGACATCGCCAGCGCCGAGCGACAGGCGGCGGCGGCCAACGCCAATATCGGCGTCGCGCGCGCGGCCTACTTCCCGCAGCTGCTGCTCAATGCGGCACTCGGCTCCAACAGCGCCAGCCTCGCCAACTGGTTCACGCCGCCGGCGCGGGTGTGGTCGCTCGGTGCCGCCCTGGCCCAGACCCTGTTCGACGGCGGCCTGCGCAGCGCGCGCAGCGACCAGGCGCTGGCCGCCTACGATGCTGCCGTGGCCAACTACAAGCAGACGGTGCTGGCGGCCCTGCAGGACGTGGAGGACAACCTGGCCTCGCTTGCCGTGCTCGACCGCGAAGTGGTGCAGCAGGAGCAGGCGGTCAAGGCGGCGCAGGATGCCGAGCGGGTCACACTGGCCCAGTACCGTGGCGGCACCGCCACCTACCTGTCGGTGATCACCGCGCAGACGCTGGCACTGTCCAACCAGCGCACGGCGATCCAGCTGCGCGGGCGCCAGCTCGCGGCCAGCGTCGGCCTGATCAAGGCGGTCGGCGGCGGCTGGCATGCGGATGCGCTGTCCGCTGCGCCTGCCGCATCCGCTGCGTCCACCGCGTCCGCCAAGGAAACCCTCGCCGGCACGGCCACCCCGCCGTCCGCTCATCCCTGA
- a CDS encoding fumarylacetoacetate hydrolase family protein, which translates to MKLVTFQCRGHRSIGKVEGRQVIDLPASDRALPSTMLELLQGGPALMQRARDVRLEDAVTWPLADVRLDAPVPNPSKFLAIGMNYRRHVAEAIAAGIQVPDSQVWFNKQVSCVTGPFDPVHMPKVSDKLDYEAELAVVIGRRCRHVPAEEAASVVAGYTVCNDVSVRDWQMRSPTMMLGKSFNTHGPFGPWLVTADEVKNPHDLQMRMLVNGECRQEVNTGEMIYDIWQQIACLSTVMTLEPGDVLATGTPSGVGGAQKPPRFLKLGDVMRVEIDGIGHIENIVVAEPA; encoded by the coding sequence ATGAAGCTCGTCACTTTCCAATGCCGCGGCCATCGCTCGATCGGCAAGGTCGAAGGCCGGCAGGTCATCGACCTGCCCGCCAGCGATCGCGCGCTGCCGTCCACCATGCTCGAACTGCTGCAGGGAGGCCCCGCACTGATGCAGCGCGCCCGCGACGTGCGCCTCGAAGACGCTGTGACCTGGCCGCTCGCCGACGTGCGCCTGGACGCACCGGTGCCGAACCCATCGAAGTTCCTCGCCATCGGCATGAACTACCGCCGCCACGTGGCAGAGGCAATCGCGGCCGGAATCCAGGTGCCCGACAGCCAGGTCTGGTTCAACAAGCAGGTCTCGTGCGTGACGGGGCCGTTCGATCCGGTCCACATGCCGAAGGTGTCGGACAAGCTCGACTATGAAGCCGAACTCGCCGTGGTGATCGGCCGGCGCTGCCGGCATGTGCCGGCGGAAGAGGCCGCGTCGGTGGTCGCCGGCTACACGGTCTGCAACGACGTCTCGGTGCGCGACTGGCAAATGCGCTCGCCGACCATGATGCTCGGCAAGTCCTTCAACACACACGGGCCGTTCGGCCCGTGGCTCGTCACCGCCGACGAAGTGAAGAACCCGCACGACCTGCAGATGCGCATGCTCGTCAACGGCGAATGCCGGCAGGAGGTCAACACCGGCGAAATGATCTACGACATCTGGCAGCAGATCGCCTGCTTGTCCACCGTGATGACGCTCGAGCCCGGCGACGTGCTCGCCACGGGCACCCCGTCCGGCGTCGGCGGTGCGCAGAAGCCGCCGCGCTTCCTCAAGCTCGGCGACGTGATGCGCGTGGAAATCGACGGTATCGGCCACATCGAGAACATCGTCGTCGCCGAACCGGCCTGA
- a CDS encoding efflux RND transporter permease subunit, translated as MSLSTAFIKRPIGTTLLAIALALIGVAAWPLLPVAPLPQVDFPTVQVSANLPGASPETMASNVAQPLERQFSLIAGLTQMTSSNSQGTTQITLQFDLNRNIDAAAVDIQAAINAASGQLPSNLPSPPTFRKVNPADAPILVLAVQSDSLPLTEVNDYADNILAQQISQISGVGLVNIGGQQKPAVRIQVDPQKLSSMGMSLEDIRGVIASTTVNQPTGSTDGTHKAFNVYTNDQLTKASQWNDMVLAYRNGAPVRVRDVGVAVDAPENMKLAAWAFAGAGVPEGNTIHNGRAIILAVTKQPGANVIETVERVKAALPRLQASIPPSVRVNTIADRTQNIRASVADVQFTLVLTIALVVMIIFVFLRNLPATLIPSVTVPLALMGTAAGMYLLGYSRDNLSLMAITIAVGFVVDDAIVVLENIYRHVEEGMAPMEAAIKGAAEIGFTVVSISVSLVAVFIPLLLMGGIVGRLFREFAVTVTMTILVSVVVSLTLTPMLCSRYLRHTPSERHGRLYQLFERGFDAMLAAYRRGLDVVMRHQFLTLCTFIGTVALSATLFVIIPKGFFPQQDTGFLFGFAESAQDASFKSMNARMIQLADIVRADPDVAAVGMLGGQETVNTGRVFISLKPKEEGRTATADEIIARLRPKLSRVEGANLFLQAGQDINVGGRLSRTQYQYTLIDANLDELNDWAPRILERFRKLSQLTDVASDQQNGAAAARLTIDRARASSFGITPALIDATLYDAIGQRQVAQYFTQINSYHVVLEATPALQEDPSLFDKLYVTSPLTGQQIPLSTFVKIDTDHTAYLSISHQSQFPAVTISFNLAPNVSLGEAVKAINDALAGMGRPQTLTGAFQGTAQAFGASLASQPYLITAALIAVYIVLGLLYESYIHPLTILSTLPSAGVGALLILMAGGYDLSVIALIGIILLIGIVKKNGIMMVDFALVAEREKGMTPQEAIYQACLLRFRPIMMTTMCALLAGLPLMLGHGAGSELRRPLGYAMVGGLLLSQLLTLYTTPVVYLYLDRLHYWYMRRKARRSGGAGDPHALAGKAD; from the coding sequence ATGAGCCTTTCCACCGCCTTCATCAAGCGCCCGATCGGCACCACGCTGCTCGCCATCGCGCTGGCGCTGATCGGCGTGGCGGCCTGGCCGCTGCTGCCGGTGGCGCCGCTGCCCCAGGTGGATTTCCCCACCGTGCAGGTCTCGGCCAACCTGCCGGGGGCCAGTCCGGAAACCATGGCCTCCAACGTGGCACAGCCGCTGGAACGGCAGTTCTCGCTGATCGCGGGGCTCACGCAGATGACCTCGTCGAACTCGCAGGGCACCACGCAGATCACGCTGCAGTTCGACCTGAACCGCAATATCGACGCCGCCGCGGTGGACATCCAGGCGGCCATCAACGCCGCCAGCGGCCAGCTGCCGAGCAACCTGCCCTCGCCGCCGACCTTCCGCAAGGTCAACCCGGCCGATGCGCCGATCCTGGTGCTGGCGGTGCAGTCGGACTCGCTGCCGCTGACCGAGGTCAACGACTACGCCGACAACATCCTGGCGCAGCAGATCTCGCAGATCTCCGGCGTCGGCCTGGTCAATATCGGCGGCCAGCAGAAGCCGGCGGTGCGCATCCAGGTCGATCCGCAGAAGCTGTCCTCGATGGGCATGAGCCTGGAGGACATCCGCGGCGTGATCGCCAGCACGACGGTGAACCAGCCGACCGGCAGCACCGACGGCACGCACAAGGCCTTCAACGTCTACACCAACGACCAGCTCACCAAGGCCTCGCAGTGGAACGACATGGTGCTGGCCTACCGCAACGGCGCACCGGTGCGCGTGCGCGACGTGGGCGTGGCGGTCGATGCCCCCGAGAACATGAAGCTGGCCGCCTGGGCCTTTGCCGGCGCCGGCGTGCCGGAAGGCAACACGATCCACAACGGGCGCGCCATCATCCTGGCCGTCACCAAGCAGCCGGGCGCCAACGTGATCGAGACGGTCGAGCGCGTCAAGGCCGCCCTGCCCCGCCTGCAGGCCTCGATCCCGCCGTCGGTGCGGGTCAACACCATCGCGGACCGCACGCAGAACATCCGCGCCTCGGTGGCCGATGTGCAGTTCACGCTGGTGCTGACCATCGCGCTGGTGGTGATGATCATCTTCGTCTTCCTGCGCAACCTGCCCGCCACGCTGATCCCCAGCGTGACCGTGCCGCTGGCGCTGATGGGCACGGCGGCCGGCATGTACCTGCTCGGCTACAGCCGCGACAACCTGTCGCTGATGGCGATCACCATCGCCGTGGGCTTCGTCGTCGATGACGCCATCGTGGTGCTGGAGAACATCTACCGGCACGTCGAGGAAGGCATGGCGCCGATGGAAGCCGCCATCAAGGGCGCCGCGGAGATCGGCTTCACCGTGGTGTCGATCTCGGTCTCGCTGGTGGCGGTGTTCATCCCGCTGCTGCTGATGGGCGGCATCGTCGGCCGGCTGTTCCGCGAGTTCGCCGTGACAGTGACCATGACCATCCTGGTGTCGGTGGTGGTGTCGCTGACGCTGACGCCGATGCTGTGCTCGCGCTACCTGCGCCACACACCGTCCGAGCGGCACGGCCGCCTCTACCAGCTGTTCGAGCGCGGCTTCGACGCCATGCTGGCAGCCTACCGGCGCGGCCTGGACGTGGTGATGCGCCACCAGTTCCTGACGCTGTGCACCTTCATCGGCACCGTGGCGCTGTCGGCCACGCTGTTCGTGATCATTCCCAAGGGCTTCTTCCCGCAGCAGGACACGGGCTTCCTGTTCGGCTTCGCCGAGTCCGCCCAGGATGCGTCGTTCAAGTCGATGAACGCGCGCATGATCCAGCTCGCCGACATCGTGCGCGCCGATCCCGACGTGGCGGCGGTCGGCATGCTGGGCGGCCAGGAGACCGTCAACACCGGCCGCGTCTTCATCAGCCTGAAGCCCAAGGAAGAAGGCCGCACCGCCACCGCCGACGAGATCATCGCGCGGCTGCGTCCCAAGCTGTCCCGCGTGGAAGGCGCCAACCTGTTCCTGCAGGCCGGCCAGGACATCAACGTGGGTGGCCGGCTGTCGCGCACGCAGTACCAGTACACGCTGATCGACGCCAACCTGGACGAGCTCAACGACTGGGCGCCGCGCATCCTGGAGCGCTTCCGCAAGCTGTCGCAGCTCACCGACGTGGCCTCCGACCAGCAGAACGGCGCCGCCGCCGCGCGCCTGACCATCGACCGCGCACGCGCCTCCAGCTTCGGCATCACACCGGCGCTGATCGACGCCACGCTGTATGACGCCATCGGCCAGCGCCAGGTCGCGCAGTACTTCACGCAGATCAACAGCTACCACGTGGTGCTGGAAGCCACGCCCGCGCTGCAGGAAGACCCGAGCCTGTTCGACAAGCTCTACGTCACCTCGCCGCTCACGGGCCAGCAGATCCCGCTGTCGACCTTCGTCAAGATCGACACCGACCACACCGCCTACCTGTCGATCAGCCACCAGAGCCAGTTCCCGGCCGTGACGATCTCCTTCAACCTGGCCCCCAACGTATCGCTGGGCGAGGCGGTCAAGGCGATCAACGACGCGCTGGCCGGCATGGGCCGCCCGCAGACCCTGACCGGTGCCTTTCAGGGCACGGCGCAGGCCTTCGGTGCCTCGCTGGCCTCGCAGCCCTACCTGATCACGGCGGCGCTGATCGCGGTGTACATCGTGCTGGGCCTGCTCTACGAGAGCTACATCCACCCGCTCACCATCCTCTCCACGCTGCCGTCGGCGGGCGTGGGCGCGCTGCTGATCCTGATGGCGGGCGGCTACGATCTCTCGGTGATCGCGCTGATCGGCATCATCCTGCTGATCGGCATCGTCAAGAAGAACGGCATCATGATGGTGGACTTCGCGCTGGTGGCCGAGCGCGAGAAGGGCATGACGCCGCAGGAAGCCATCTACCAGGCCTGCCTGCTGCGCTTCCGCCCCATCATGATGACCACCATGTGCGCGCTGCTGGC
- a CDS encoding ArsR/SmtB family transcription factor — METPQPNALLPYALLAVPARLAICRALLEAGEHGLPAAELAAIAGLTLPRATHCFRELLQADVVAVTVHGRQVSYVLKARHAVREALDYLGSSGLLS; from the coding sequence ATGGAGACCCCACAGCCCAACGCATTGCTGCCCTATGCCCTGCTGGCAGTGCCCGCGCGCCTGGCCATCTGCCGCGCCTTGCTGGAAGCGGGGGAGCATGGGCTGCCCGCCGCCGAACTGGCGGCCATCGCGGGGCTGACGCTGCCGCGTGCCACGCACTGCTTCCGCGAGTTGCTGCAAGCCGACGTGGTGGCCGTCACCGTGCACGGGCGGCAGGTCAGCTACGTCCTCAAGGCCCGCCACGCGGTGCGCGAGGCGCTGGATTATCTGGGCAGTTCCGGGCTGCTGAGCTGA